From the genome of Polyangiaceae bacterium, one region includes:
- the ppsA gene encoding phosphoenolpyruvate synthase, with translation MPSFIRWFRDLCIDDVPLVGGKNASLGEMVRELAAQGVRVPEGFAVTARAYHRVLDETGIRQPISELLAGVDKGNIADLARRGAACRKLVLQAGIPDDVWSEIKTAYAELVEKYGTDDVAVRSSATAEDLPNASFAGQQESFLNVRGEAALRDACTRCFASLFTNRAISYRIDQGFEHDKVALSIGIQKMVRSDHGAAGVIFTIDTESGFRDVVLITSAYGLGENVVGGMVDPDEHYVFKPTLRQGKQAIVKKRLGAKQLRMEYSGEGDARTINRAVSVEDRRRFSITDDEALELARHALVIEEHYSRKAGVYRPMDIEWAKDGRTGELFIVQARPETVVSQRKGASLETYALEEKGEVIAEGYAVGQKIGKGKARVVVDLSHAAQFGVGDVLVADSTSPDWEPIMKRASAIVTNRGGRTCHAAIVARELGIPAVVGAKDATKIIKDGESITVSCSEGDVGRIYRGLLKTHVTHVELGDLTRPHTHIQMNVGDPNLAFGLAALPNDGVGLARLEFIINDTLRIHPMALLHPERVLSDNDRKIMAELTAGYESGAKYFVDGLAYGVATIAAAFYPKPVVVRMSDFKTNEYASLVGGAAFEPREENPMIGFRGASRYAHPAYAEAFALECAAMKKVRDEMGLTNVKLMIPFCRRVDEGERVLAEMAKHGLVRGENGLEVYVMCEIPNNVVLIDDFCRIFDGISIGSNDLTQLTLGVDRDSEIVAFDFDERDPGVKTMMRLAIEGAHRNGRHAGICGQAPSDYPEMAEYLVRLGIDAISLNPDTVIKTTMRVLALEKELGRPGRAS, from the coding sequence ATGCCCTCGTTCATCCGCTGGTTTCGCGATTTGTGCATCGATGACGTCCCGCTCGTCGGAGGCAAAAATGCTTCCCTCGGAGAAATGGTCCGCGAGCTCGCCGCGCAAGGCGTGCGCGTGCCCGAAGGATTTGCAGTGACCGCCCGCGCCTACCACCGCGTGCTCGACGAAACGGGTATTCGACAACCGATAAGCGAGCTGCTCGCCGGTGTCGATAAAGGCAACATCGCAGACCTCGCACGACGCGGCGCCGCATGCCGAAAGTTGGTGCTCCAAGCTGGCATTCCGGACGATGTGTGGAGCGAAATCAAAACGGCCTACGCCGAGCTCGTCGAAAAGTACGGGACGGACGACGTGGCGGTGCGTTCGAGCGCCACGGCAGAGGATCTCCCCAATGCCTCGTTCGCCGGTCAGCAAGAAAGTTTTCTGAACGTTCGCGGAGAAGCCGCCTTGCGCGACGCATGCACGCGCTGTTTCGCGAGCCTATTCACCAATCGCGCCATTTCGTACCGCATCGATCAAGGCTTCGAACACGACAAAGTCGCCTTGTCGATCGGCATTCAAAAAATGGTCCGCAGTGATCACGGCGCCGCCGGCGTCATCTTCACCATCGATACCGAAAGCGGCTTTCGTGACGTCGTACTCATTACGTCCGCATACGGGCTCGGAGAAAATGTCGTCGGAGGTATGGTCGACCCGGACGAACATTACGTGTTCAAACCAACTTTGCGGCAAGGCAAACAGGCCATCGTCAAAAAACGCCTTGGAGCCAAACAATTGCGGATGGAGTATTCGGGCGAGGGTGACGCTCGCACGATCAATCGAGCCGTTTCTGTCGAGGATCGTCGCAGGTTTTCGATTACGGACGACGAAGCCTTGGAGCTCGCGCGGCATGCATTGGTGATCGAAGAGCATTACTCGCGCAAAGCGGGCGTTTATCGTCCGATGGATATCGAATGGGCGAAGGACGGCCGAACGGGCGAGCTTTTCATCGTGCAAGCGCGGCCGGAGACGGTGGTATCGCAGCGCAAAGGCGCGTCGCTCGAAACGTATGCGCTCGAAGAAAAAGGCGAAGTGATCGCGGAAGGGTACGCGGTCGGGCAGAAAATTGGCAAAGGAAAAGCACGCGTCGTGGTGGACTTGTCGCACGCCGCTCAATTTGGCGTCGGCGATGTGCTGGTGGCCGATTCGACGTCACCCGATTGGGAGCCGATCATGAAGCGCGCATCGGCGATCGTGACGAACCGCGGCGGACGCACATGCCATGCGGCGATCGTGGCGCGCGAATTGGGCATCCCCGCGGTGGTTGGCGCGAAAGACGCGACGAAAATCATCAAGGACGGCGAATCGATTACGGTGTCGTGCAGCGAAGGGGACGTCGGTCGCATTTACCGCGGGCTCTTGAAAACGCACGTCACGCACGTGGAGCTTGGTGATTTGACGCGACCGCATACGCACATTCAAATGAACGTGGGTGATCCGAACCTGGCTTTCGGTCTGGCGGCATTGCCGAACGACGGCGTGGGTTTGGCGCGGCTCGAATTCATCATCAACGACACGCTGCGCATTCATCCCATGGCGCTTTTGCATCCCGAGCGGGTGCTGAGCGACAACGATCGGAAGATCATGGCCGAGCTCACGGCAGGCTACGAAAGCGGCGCGAAATATTTCGTCGATGGCCTCGCGTACGGAGTCGCCACGATTGCTGCCGCATTTTATCCGAAGCCGGTGGTCGTGCGCATGAGCGACTTCAAGACGAACGAATACGCAAGCCTCGTGGGCGGGGCCGCGTTCGAGCCACGCGAAGAAAACCCGATGATCGGATTCCGCGGCGCATCACGTTATGCCCATCCAGCCTATGCCGAAGCGTTTGCGCTCGAATGCGCGGCGATGAAAAAAGTACGCGACGAAATGGGTTTGACGAACGTGAAGCTGATGATTCCGTTCTGCCGTCGCGTGGACGAAGGCGAGCGAGTGCTCGCGGAAATGGCGAAACACGGGCTCGTGCGAGGTGAAAACGGGCTGGAAGTGTACGTGATGTGCGAAATTCCGAACAACGTGGTGCTCATCGACGACTTTTGCCGCATCTTCGATGGCATTTCGATTGGCTCGAACGACCTCACGCAGCTCACGCTGGGCGTGGATCGGGATTCGGAAATCGTGGCGTTCGACTTCGACGAGCGAGATCCGGGCGTAAAAACGATGATGCGGCTGGCGATCGAAGGAGCGCATCGCAATGGGCGACACGCAGGCATTTGCGGGCAAGCGCCAAGCGACTATCCAGAAATGGCAGAATACTTGGTGCGGCTCGGGATCGACGCGATCTCGCTCAACCCGGACACCGTGATCAAAACCACAATGCGCGTACTGGCGCTCGAAAAAGAGCTGGGTAGACCGGGCCGCGCGTCTTGA
- a CDS encoding elongation factor G has protein sequence MISDLSKLRNIGISAHIDSGKTTLTERVLFYTKRIHAIHDVKGKDGVGAKMDSMDLERERGITIQSAATHCSWGQYHINIIDTPGHVDFTIEVERSLRVLDGAILVLCAVAGVQSQSLTVDRQMRRYGVPRIAFVNKCDRAGANPLRARDQLREKLNLNPVLLQLPIGLEDKFEGVVDLIKMKSFRFEGANGEKIIEGAIPADMEAEATKCHEELLDALSMFSDELTEAMLEEKVTEELINKALRSATINLQVVPVMMGSAYKNKAVQLLLNAVGKFLPCPTDVQNQAVDLDKDEAKITLDSGADKPLVMLAFKLEDGRFGQLTYLRVYQGTIAKGREITNTRTGKRHKVGRLVRMHADEMEDIDSAAAGDICAMFGVDCNSGDTFTDGTLSVAMTSMHVPEPVIGLTVTPKDNKAQVNMSKALKRFTKEDPTFRVTSDPETNETIISGMGELHLDVYIERMKREYSAEVVTSPPRVAYRETITRRVDFSYTHKKQTGGSGQYGKVAGYMEPCEAPYEFVDQIVGGSIPREYIPACDKGFTSMLAKGLVIHAPVTGVRVIVNDGAAHSVDSSDIAFQEAARGAWREAYPKAHPQILEPLMKVAVEGPAEFQGGVVGVLMQRRGIIIGTTESDGFCRVEAEVPLAEMFGFSTVLRSATQGKAEFTMEFSRYAPVPGAIAEELIKKHKEELAKKAK, from the coding sequence GTGATCAGCGATCTGTCCAAGCTCAGAAACATAGGGATCAGCGCGCACATCGACTCGGGCAAGACCACGTTGACCGAGCGCGTGCTTTTCTACACCAAAAGAATCCACGCCATTCACGACGTAAAAGGCAAAGACGGCGTCGGCGCGAAGATGGACTCGATGGACCTCGAGCGCGAGCGCGGGATCACCATCCAGTCGGCCGCGACGCACTGCTCGTGGGGCCAGTATCACATCAACATCATCGACACCCCCGGACACGTCGACTTCACCATCGAAGTCGAACGCTCGTTGCGCGTCCTGGATGGAGCGATCCTGGTGCTTTGCGCCGTTGCCGGCGTGCAGTCGCAGTCGCTCACGGTCGACAGGCAGATGCGTCGCTACGGCGTTCCGCGCATCGCGTTCGTCAACAAGTGCGACCGAGCTGGTGCGAACCCGCTGCGCGCTCGTGATCAGCTCCGGGAAAAACTCAACCTGAACCCGGTGCTTTTGCAGCTCCCCATCGGCCTCGAAGACAAGTTCGAGGGCGTGGTCGACCTCATCAAGATGAAGTCGTTCCGGTTCGAAGGGGCAAACGGGGAAAAGATCATCGAAGGCGCGATCCCCGCGGACATGGAAGCCGAGGCGACCAAGTGCCACGAAGAGCTGCTCGATGCGCTCAGCATGTTCTCGGACGAACTGACCGAAGCGATGCTCGAGGAAAAGGTCACCGAGGAGCTCATCAACAAGGCGCTTCGCTCGGCGACGATCAACTTGCAGGTCGTTCCGGTGATGATGGGTTCGGCCTATAAGAACAAGGCCGTGCAGCTGCTCCTCAACGCAGTGGGCAAGTTCCTGCCGTGCCCGACGGACGTGCAAAACCAAGCCGTCGATCTCGACAAGGACGAAGCAAAAATCACGCTCGACAGCGGCGCGGACAAACCGCTCGTCATGCTCGCGTTCAAGCTCGAAGATGGCCGCTTCGGGCAGCTCACGTACCTGCGCGTCTACCAAGGGACGATCGCGAAGGGTCGCGAGATCACGAACACGCGCACGGGCAAGCGTCACAAGGTCGGGCGCCTCGTACGCATGCACGCCGACGAGATGGAGGACATCGACAGCGCGGCCGCAGGCGACATTTGCGCGATGTTCGGCGTCGACTGCAACTCGGGCGATACGTTCACCGACGGAACGCTCAGCGTGGCGATGACGAGCATGCACGTGCCCGAGCCGGTCATTGGTTTGACCGTGACGCCGAAGGACAACAAGGCGCAGGTCAACATGTCCAAGGCGCTGAAGCGTTTTACCAAGGAAGATCCGACGTTCCGCGTCACGAGCGATCCCGAGACGAACGAGACGATCATCAGCGGCATGGGCGAGCTGCACCTCGACGTGTACATCGAGCGTATGAAGCGCGAGTACTCGGCGGAGGTCGTGACGAGCCCGCCGCGTGTTGCGTACCGCGAGACCATCACGCGCCGCGTCGACTTCAGCTACACGCACAAGAAGCAGACCGGTGGTTCGGGTCAGTACGGCAAGGTCGCTGGGTACATGGAGCCGTGCGAAGCGCCGTACGAGTTCGTCGATCAGATCGTCGGCGGGTCGATTCCGCGCGAGTACATCCCGGCCTGCGACAAGGGCTTCACCTCGATGCTCGCCAAGGGCCTCGTCATTCATGCCCCCGTGACGGGCGTGCGCGTCATCGTCAACGACGGTGCAGCGCACTCGGTCGACTCGTCCGACATCGCCTTCCAAGAGGCAGCGCGTGGAGCGTGGCGTGAGGCGTATCCGAAGGCTCACCCGCAGATTCTCGAGCCGCTCATGAAGGTTGCGGTCGAAGGGCCGGCCGAGTTCCAGGGTGGAGTCGTTGGTGTCCTGATGCAGCGTCGCGGCATCATCATCGGCACGACGGAATCCGATGGGTTCTGCAGGGTGGAGGCAGAGGTGCCGCTGGCCGAAATGTTCGGCTTCTCGACGGTTCTTCGTTCTGCCACGCAGGGCAAAGCCGAGTTTACGATGGAGTTCTCCCGGTACGCACCGGTCCCCGGCGCGATCGCCGAGGAATTGATCAAGAAGCACAAAGAAGAGCTGGCGAAGAAAGCGAAGTAG
- a CDS encoding AAA family ATPase, with protein sequence MYRKEVNERSPMRVFEKSIHGGLGRGGVGVVLSRAGVGKTALLVQIALDDLLRDRRVLHISTEHAVDHVRAYYDELFHDLAQYTKLAEPETVRLDVERHRLIFSLLGHMPTTEGASSSLKKLVDTVAFARDVAHFAPDVIVIDGFDFAHATEAMIDTLAKIARDHSAELWLSTTTKASQVTPGSAPAPIDRFFDKLGVIVYLEPERDVVRLRLLKDHENKDLAEITLRLDAHTMRIVDQDILPPSERRRDPKRFRLHSGGAKGAEAAFGGCAERWGLAEHNYSFEGHTLRDRQRGVMLLSEAELRRGDFSLTYVSKRLGRVLSEIPLVRNVLQTIWYQINAAREVFVVGQIQDDGTVRGGTGWGAELARLWKKPLYVYDQNKRTWFRWSGSAWEMVTAPIITSENFAGIGTQNLTEDGKQAITELFQRSFGEP encoded by the coding sequence ATGTACCGCAAAGAAGTCAACGAGCGGAGCCCGATGCGGGTCTTCGAAAAGTCGATCCATGGTGGTCTTGGTCGTGGCGGCGTGGGTGTGGTGTTGTCCCGAGCGGGCGTTGGTAAAACCGCGCTCCTCGTGCAAATCGCCCTCGACGACCTCCTTCGCGATCGGCGCGTGCTGCACATCTCCACCGAGCACGCGGTCGATCACGTGCGTGCGTACTACGACGAGCTCTTCCACGATCTGGCGCAATACACGAAGCTTGCCGAGCCCGAGACCGTGCGTCTCGACGTCGAGCGTCATCGCCTGATCTTCTCGCTGCTCGGTCACATGCCGACCACCGAGGGAGCTTCGTCGTCACTGAAGAAGCTCGTCGACACGGTCGCATTTGCGCGCGACGTCGCGCATTTCGCGCCGGATGTGATCGTCATCGATGGCTTCGACTTCGCGCACGCGACCGAGGCGATGATCGACACGCTCGCGAAGATTGCGCGTGATCATTCAGCCGAGCTCTGGCTTTCGACCACGACGAAGGCGAGCCAAGTAACGCCTGGATCTGCGCCGGCGCCCATCGATCGGTTCTTCGACAAACTCGGCGTCATCGTCTACTTGGAGCCCGAGCGTGACGTCGTTCGTTTGCGGCTGCTCAAGGATCACGAGAACAAGGACCTGGCCGAGATCACGTTGCGTCTCGACGCGCACACGATGCGCATCGTCGATCAGGACATCTTGCCGCCGTCCGAGCGTCGTCGTGATCCCAAGCGTTTCCGTTTGCATTCGGGTGGTGCAAAAGGCGCCGAAGCGGCATTCGGTGGGTGTGCCGAGCGCTGGGGTTTGGCCGAGCACAACTATTCGTTCGAGGGCCACACGCTCCGTGACCGTCAACGCGGCGTGATGCTGCTGAGCGAAGCGGAGCTGCGTCGAGGTGACTTCAGCCTCACGTACGTGTCCAAGCGCCTTGGCCGCGTGCTCAGCGAGATCCCGCTGGTTCGTAACGTTCTCCAGACGATCTGGTATCAGATCAACGCGGCGCGCGAGGTGTTCGTCGTTGGGCAAATCCAAGACGACGGCACGGTGCGAGGTGGAACGGGCTGGGGCGCCGAGCTTGCGAGGCTCTGGAAGAAGCCGCTTTACGTCTACGATCAGAACAAGCGCACGTGGTTCCGCTGGAGCGGGTCGGCATGGGAAATGGTCACCGCGCCGATCATCACGAGCGAGAACTTTGCCGGCATCGGCACGCAGAACCTGACTGAAGACGGCAAGCAAGCCATCACCGAGCTGTTCCAGCGTTCGTTCGGCGAGCCCTGA